The following are encoded in a window of Herpetosiphonaceae bacterium genomic DNA:
- a CDS encoding GNAT family N-acetyltransferase, translating into MSHRPRANQIVFGAPQQNQRAELTAVLGAALHSPPGRMDDWLAALENDSLRAVWQRGQIVAGLGMIRMAQWFGGARVPMVGLTAVGVAPATRGTGIGSLMLRRTLAELHAEGIALSALYPATLPFYQRAGYMRAGQRITYSLPLEAIDVREDAGELLPIESAHYPQLRQIYEHRAISSAGNLDRPEWMWQQKFEPKEAQVFRFLVVCDGQPEGYIVLTQAGRSDPLMLVDVCTLTPVAARRLLSLCASYRSMVEHMTWHSGPRDPFVYLIRENLIAGMHTRVRTSRALEWMLRIIDVQQALSRRGYPHGLNAELHLDIHDDLLPGNNGRFILHVSDGRGVVSPGGQGRLALSVGELAAIYSGFMAPAELKMISTINASESDLTLAGAVFSGAHPWIGDMF; encoded by the coding sequence ATGTCACACCGTCCACGCGCCAACCAGATCGTATTCGGAGCGCCCCAGCAGAACCAAAGAGCCGAGCTTACCGCAGTTCTTGGCGCAGCGCTGCACTCGCCGCCGGGGAGGATGGATGATTGGCTGGCTGCCCTGGAAAATGATAGCCTTCGAGCGGTATGGCAGCGTGGGCAGATCGTGGCTGGGCTGGGGATGATCCGCATGGCGCAGTGGTTTGGCGGCGCTCGTGTGCCGATGGTCGGGCTGACCGCCGTAGGAGTTGCACCTGCCACGCGCGGCACCGGGATCGGCTCGTTGATGCTGCGGCGGACCTTAGCAGAGCTACACGCGGAAGGGATCGCGCTATCGGCGCTCTACCCGGCCACGCTGCCATTCTATCAGCGCGCCGGGTATATGCGCGCAGGGCAACGCATCACCTACTCGCTGCCGCTCGAAGCGATCGATGTTAGGGAAGATGCGGGCGAGCTTCTTCCCATCGAGTCAGCGCACTATCCCCAGCTACGGCAGATCTATGAGCACCGTGCCATCAGCAGCGCAGGCAACCTCGACCGTCCTGAGTGGATGTGGCAGCAAAAATTCGAGCCGAAGGAGGCACAAGTCTTTCGCTTCCTGGTCGTCTGCGACGGACAGCCAGAAGGCTACATCGTCTTGACTCAAGCCGGGCGTAGCGATCCCCTGATGCTCGTAGATGTCTGTACTCTGACTCCAGTTGCAGCCCGCCGCCTGCTCAGCTTATGTGCGAGCTATCGCTCGATGGTGGAGCACATGACGTGGCATAGCGGGCCGCGCGATCCATTTGTGTATTTGATCAGGGAAAACCTGATAGCGGGCATGCATACAAGAGTTCGCACTAGCCGAGCACTTGAGTGGATGCTACGAATTATCGATGTGCAGCAGGCGCTCAGCAGACGGGGCTATCCACATGGATTAAACGCCGAGCTCCATCTCGACATCCACGATGATCTGCTACCAGGAAACAACGGGCGCTTTATACTGCACGTCTCGGATGGTCGGGGCGTCGTATCGCCGGGTGGGCAGGGGCGTCTGGCACTAAGCGTGGGCGAGCTCGCGGCAATCTATAGCGGCTTTATGGCTCCGGCTGAGCTAAAGATGATCAGCACTATTAACGCGTCAGAGTCCGATCTGACGCTAGCCGGTGCGGTATTTAGCGGCGCGCATCCCTGGATCGGCGACATGTTCTGA
- a CDS encoding bifunctional diguanylate cyclase/phosphodiesterase, with the protein MRSPAAHVSLTPMRTRVWWYYLVLGIVAAAGYVWLTSLAALNLYYVVLAGTNIAAICVGMRLHRPPLRLPWYLFLLAQILTSLGNAAWTYYELVLGIESPFPSLADALYLVGYLSLIAGMLLLVHRRMRREDRGSVIDATIVAVSIGILGWVYLMEPYTRNPALTLAEQFVSMAYPLLDICLVAIIVNLLLSPGPHPRSYIFLAWSFSLILLTDVVYAIMQLNRTYATGSIVDFGWLLAYVGFGVAALHPSMHSLAEPAPTPKVKITRQRFVLLAAASLLGPTVLAVEIARGRPIWVPVIVGGSAVLFLLALARMHNLVQILKATMEQLETTLSSLKIAVQNYQQVEALLSHQAFHDSLTNLPNRALFKDRLQRALAHTQRHQQSLAVLFLDLDEFKYINDRFGHKTGDALLIMMSERLQASLRAEDTAARLGGDEFTVLLEELPDIHGAVMVAERIIGELDKPFVVGDQTFFVTASIGITWSATGQEHADELLRQADVAMYRAKSLGKARYALYDPEMNARALERLDFEAELRRAIEAHEFHLCYQPKVDLATGQIVGVEALTRWQHPQRGTIPPGIFIPLAEETRLILPLGRWVLEQACHQARIWHDLRPAGPPLTISVNLSACQFQHPALVAEIDQILRATALPAHLLALEITESMVMEHVDTAIATLRELKELGIQIWIDDFGTGYSSLSYLKCFPVDTLKIDKSFVDGLGRSAEDTAIVRAVITLAHTLGMTVIAEGIETFEQATQLRILGCEVGQGYYFARPVPAAEIEALIAEDPPLSASLPNSIEYAG; encoded by the coding sequence ATGAGATCCCCCGCCGCTCATGTCTCGCTCACCCCGATGCGCACGCGCGTCTGGTGGTATTACCTTGTGCTTGGGATCGTCGCCGCTGCCGGCTATGTATGGCTGACATCGCTCGCAGCGCTCAATCTCTACTATGTTGTCCTGGCGGGCACAAATATCGCGGCGATTTGCGTCGGCATGCGATTGCATCGTCCGCCTCTGCGCCTGCCCTGGTACCTGTTCCTCCTTGCGCAGATCCTGACCAGCCTTGGCAACGCAGCCTGGACCTACTACGAGCTGGTCCTAGGGATTGAGTCGCCATTTCCGTCGCTGGCCGATGCGCTATACCTTGTCGGCTACCTCTCGCTCATCGCCGGAATGCTGCTGCTCGTTCATCGGCGCATGCGGCGGGAAGATCGAGGCAGCGTGATCGACGCGACGATCGTCGCCGTCAGCATAGGCATCCTGGGATGGGTCTATCTCATGGAGCCGTACACGCGCAATCCTGCACTCACGCTGGCCGAGCAGTTCGTTTCCATGGCCTACCCGCTCCTGGATATATGCCTGGTAGCGATCATCGTCAATCTCCTCCTCAGCCCAGGCCCGCATCCGCGCTCCTACATCTTCCTTGCATGGAGCTTCAGCCTGATCCTGCTCACCGATGTCGTCTATGCGATCATGCAGCTCAACCGAACCTATGCCACGGGCAGTATCGTCGACTTTGGCTGGCTGCTCGCCTATGTCGGATTTGGCGTTGCCGCGCTCCATCCCTCGATGCATTCGCTGGCCGAGCCTGCTCCCACGCCGAAGGTCAAGATCACGCGCCAGCGCTTCGTCTTGCTCGCCGCCGCCTCGCTGCTCGGACCAACCGTGCTCGCCGTGGAGATAGCGCGCGGCAGGCCAATCTGGGTACCGGTGATCGTCGGCGGCTCCGCTGTCTTATTCCTGCTGGCGCTGGCACGGATGCATAATCTCGTCCAGATCTTGAAAGCAACGATGGAGCAGCTTGAGACGACCCTATCCAGCCTGAAGATCGCCGTTCAGAACTACCAGCAGGTAGAAGCGCTGCTCTCCCATCAGGCATTTCACGACTCATTGACCAACCTGCCGAATCGGGCGCTGTTCAAGGATCGGCTCCAGCGCGCTCTGGCCCATACGCAGCGTCACCAGCAATCGCTCGCGGTGCTCTTTCTGGATCTGGATGAGTTTAAGTACATCAACGATCGGTTTGGTCACAAAACAGGCGATGCCCTGCTGATCATGATGAGCGAGCGCCTGCAAGCCTCCCTTCGTGCTGAGGACACAGCCGCGCGCCTGGGAGGAGACGAGTTTACCGTATTGCTGGAGGAGCTTCCTGATATTCACGGGGCGGTGATGGTCGCAGAGCGGATCATCGGCGAGCTGGACAAGCCCTTTGTGGTCGGCGATCAGACCTTCTTCGTCACGGCCAGCATCGGGATTACGTGGTCTGCCACGGGCCAGGAGCACGCCGACGAGCTGTTACGCCAGGCCGATGTCGCAATGTACCGTGCGAAGTCACTCGGCAAGGCGCGCTATGCGCTGTACGATCCGGAGATGAATGCCCGCGCGCTGGAACGGCTGGACTTTGAGGCCGAGCTGCGGCGGGCGATTGAGGCGCACGAGTTCCATCTGTGCTATCAGCCCAAGGTTGATCTCGCAACCGGTCAGATCGTTGGCGTGGAAGCCCTGACGCGCTGGCAGCATCCCCAGCGCGGCACGATCCCACCCGGCATCTTCATCCCGCTGGCCGAGGAGACACGGCTGATCCTGCCGCTGGGTCGCTGGGTCCTGGAGCAGGCATGTCACCAGGCGCGAATCTGGCACGATCTGCGGCCAGCAGGGCCGCCGCTGACCATCAGCGTGAACCTCTCGGCGTGTCAGTTCCAACATCCGGCACTAGTAGCGGAGATCGACCAGATTCTACGCGCTACAGCGCTGCCCGCACATCTTCTGGCACTGGAAATTACTGAGAGCATGGTCATGGAGCACGTGGATACAGCGATCGCCACGCTGCGCGAGCTAAAAGAGCTTGGTATCCAGATCTGGATCGATGATTTCGGTACGGGCTACTCCAGCCTGAGCTATCTCAAATGCTTCCCCGTGGATACGCTCAAGATCGACAAATCGTTTGTGGATGGTCTTGGACGCTCGGCGGAGGATACGGCGATCGTGCGAGCGGTGATCACGCTGGCGCATACGCTCGGCATGACCGTTATTGCCGAAGGGATCGAGACGTTCGAGCAGGCAACCCAGCTGCGCATCCTGGGATGCGAGGTCGGGCAGGGCTATTACTTTGCCCGGCCTGTGCCGGCTGCCGAGATCGAGGCATTGATCGCCGAGGACCCGCCGTTGAGCGCGAGCCTTCCAAACTCGATCGAATACGCTGGCTAG
- a CDS encoding alpha/beta fold hydrolase — MPFATINNIVLYYELHGPSAAPPLVLIAGRSSDHSAWLSNLRTLAETFRVLVFDHRGVGRSTIPAPGYTIRDMAADTLGLMRRVGFERAHVVGTSMGGYIAQELALLAPQQIGALVLAGTVAHSDAWLDNVWTMTLKLAADEAQRETRVRQSLLLSFSPQFLNNQGIVDGLVQYGVEKPQQPLEGLRGHVAACRSHDTRGRLERIVAPTLVLAGEQDVLMPLARVRQVADAIPGAAFEVLPGGHAFMTESPQEFNAAVRTFLEEHNHRLDPR; from the coding sequence ATGCCCTTCGCTACGATCAACAATATCGTCCTCTACTATGAGCTGCACGGGCCGTCGGCAGCGCCGCCGCTGGTGCTGATCGCTGGCCGCTCATCCGATCACAGCGCCTGGCTGTCAAATCTGCGGACGCTGGCAGAAACATTTCGCGTGCTCGTCTTCGATCATCGCGGCGTCGGGCGGAGCACCATACCCGCGCCTGGCTACACGATCCGCGACATGGCCGCTGATACGCTCGGCCTGATGCGCAGGGTTGGCTTCGAGCGCGCGCATGTTGTCGGCACATCGATGGGCGGGTACATCGCGCAGGAGTTGGCGCTGCTCGCGCCGCAGCAGATCGGAGCGCTGGTGCTGGCGGGCACCGTCGCCCACAGCGACGCCTGGCTCGACAACGTTTGGACGATGACGCTGAAGCTAGCCGCCGACGAGGCGCAGCGCGAAACACGAGTGCGACAAAGCCTCTTGCTCAGCTTCAGCCCGCAGTTTCTCAACAACCAGGGCATCGTCGATGGTCTGGTGCAGTACGGCGTCGAAAAACCGCAGCAACCGCTGGAAGGGCTGCGCGGCCATGTCGCGGCGTGTCGCAGCCACGATACACGCGGACGCCTGGAGAGAATCGTCGCGCCGACGCTAGTGCTGGCCGGAGAGCAGGATGTGCTGATGCCGCTGGCGCGGGTGCGTCAGGTGGCGGACGCGATTCCGGGCGCTGCATTCGAGGTGCTGCCCGGCGGCCACGCCTTCATGACCGAGTCGCCGCAGGAGTTTAACGCGGCGGTTCGTACGTTCCTCGAAGAGCATAACCATCGGCTCGATCCGCGCTAA
- a CDS encoding ABC transporter permease: MAERMVTTTFQRASFSAWRRGARQRPWLLLLGSLPLLLVLLVPLLALVARVDLADLLTHLVEPAVAQAISLSLVTTALTTTIALVLGTPIAYLLARRRFPGRMLLDTLIDLPMVLPPSVAGIALLVAFGRRGLLGQYLVDVGISIAFTQAAVVLAQTFVAAPFYVKAAAAGFASVERELEQAAAIDGASSLRVFAAITLPLARPALLGGLVMTWARALGEFGATIIFAGNFPGRTQTMPLAIYLGFELDFSVALTLSVILLAASFGVLFIVKRLLGRSIGT, encoded by the coding sequence ATGGCTGAGCGAATGGTGACAACGACATTCCAGCGTGCCAGCTTCTCCGCATGGCGGCGCGGCGCGCGACAACGGCCCTGGTTGCTGCTGCTCGGCAGCCTGCCGCTGCTGCTCGTGCTGCTGGTGCCGCTCCTGGCGCTGGTCGCGCGCGTGGATCTCGCCGATCTCCTGACGCATCTGGTCGAGCCAGCCGTCGCCCAGGCGATCAGCCTGAGCCTCGTGACAACCGCGCTGACGACGACGATCGCCCTGGTGCTGGGGACGCCGATCGCCTATCTGCTGGCACGGCGGCGCTTCCCCGGACGCATGCTGCTCGACACGCTGATCGACCTGCCGATGGTCCTGCCACCCTCGGTAGCCGGGATCGCGCTGCTGGTGGCGTTTGGGCGGCGCGGTCTGCTGGGCCAGTATCTCGTCGATGTCGGCATCTCGATCGCGTTTACGCAGGCCGCCGTGGTGCTGGCTCAGACCTTTGTCGCCGCTCCTTTTTATGTCAAGGCGGCAGCCGCAGGCTTTGCGAGCGTCGAGCGCGAGCTTGAGCAGGCGGCGGCGATCGACGGGGCCTCGTCGCTGCGAGTCTTCGCCGCGATCACGCTGCCGCTGGCGCGGCCCGCGCTGCTGGGCGGGCTGGTGATGACCTGGGCGCGCGCGCTGGGCGAGTTCGGCGCGACGATCATCTTCGCGGGCAACTTCCCCGGTCGCACCCAGACCATGCCGCTGGCGATCTATCTTGGCTTTGAGCTAGATTTTTCGGTCGCCCTGACGCTATCGGTGATCTTGCTGGCGGCATCGTTCGGCGTCTTGTTTATCGTCAAGCGGCTGCTTGGTCGCTCGATCGGCACCTGA
- the modA gene encoding molybdate ABC transporter substrate-binding protein — MKRSALSLLSGLWLVLLVACGASAPDTGSTQPSQSAATSTAASATDPNMAGGAGRLNVFAAASLAEAFGEIGRRFDAASGAQTSFNFAGSQQLAQQIAQGAPADVFASANRVQMESVIASGQVLSGTQRAFAHNRLVVVHPRDNPARITRLEDLARPGVKLVLAASAVPVGQYSLDFLSKASALPQYTTAYSETVLRNVVSYEENVRAVLSKVVLGEADAGIVYSSDIARDAAADVGWIDIPDELNTIASYPIATIADAPNAPLARKFVEYVLSPEAQQILAEYGFISAVGCANACELSDDNG, encoded by the coding sequence ATGAAACGATCCGCCCTGTCGCTACTCTCCGGCCTCTGGCTGGTGCTGCTCGTGGCTTGCGGTGCCAGCGCACCGGATACCGGCTCGACGCAGCCGTCCCAGTCCGCAGCCACATCGACGGCAGCCAGCGCAACAGATCCAAACATGGCAGGCGGGGCGGGGCGGCTCAATGTCTTTGCCGCCGCATCGCTGGCGGAAGCGTTCGGCGAGATCGGCAGGCGCTTCGATGCAGCCAGCGGCGCGCAGACTAGCTTCAACTTTGCCGGGTCGCAGCAGCTTGCCCAACAGATCGCCCAGGGAGCGCCCGCCGACGTGTTTGCCTCGGCTAATCGCGTCCAGATGGAGAGCGTGATCGCGTCGGGGCAGGTGCTCAGCGGGACACAACGAGCCTTCGCCCACAACCGGCTGGTCGTCGTACATCCCAGGGACAACCCGGCGCGGATCACCAGGCTCGAAGATCTTGCGCGGCCCGGCGTGAAGCTGGTGTTGGCCGCCAGCGCCGTGCCCGTGGGCCAGTACTCGCTCGACTTCCTGAGCAAGGCATCCGCGCTGCCGCAGTACACCACGGCCTACAGCGAAACCGTGCTGCGTAACGTCGTCTCGTATGAAGAAAACGTGCGCGCCGTGCTCAGCAAAGTAGTCCTCGGCGAGGCCGACGCGGGCATCGTCTACAGCTCCGATATTGCGCGCGATGCCGCTGCCGACGTGGGATGGATCGACATTCCCGATGAGCTGAACACGATCGCGTCGTATCCGATCGCGACGATCGCCGATGCGCCAAACGCGCCGCTGGCTCGGAAGTTCGTTGAATATGTGCTGTCGCCTGAGGCCCAGCAGATTTTGGCCGAGTACGGCTTTATCTCAGCAGTTGGCTGTGCCAATGCCTGTGAACTGAGTGATGACAATGGCTGA